A window of the Candidatus Paraluminiphilus aquimaris genome harbors these coding sequences:
- the purD gene encoding phosphoribosylamine--glycine ligase, protein MNVLMIGGGGREHALAWKLAQSTDVETVFVAPGNAGTAVEPKLENITVDTSDYAALVEFAKGNDCELTVVGPEAPLVNGIVDFFESEGLHCFGPRAAAAQLEGSKAFTKEFLARHAIPTGTYETFTDPDAACAYIQAQGAPIVVKADGLAAGKGVIVAMSTDEAEAAVRDMLSGNVFGDAGARVVIEEFLEGEEASFIVMVDGTDVIPMATSQDHKRVGEGDTGPNTGGMGAYSPAPVVTDSVYERVMAEIINPTVKGMMTDGNRYRGFLYAGLMIDKTGAPKVIEFNCRFGDPETQPIMMRLESDLASHCLAACESRLLEETITWSSDATIGVVLASEHYPASSPTGLVIEGLGEEPQGVKVFHAGTSINQDTTVTSGGRVLCVTAKGASLADAASAAYQAIGPISWEGMKYRSDIGWRALAR, encoded by the coding sequence ATGAATGTATTGATGATTGGCGGCGGCGGTCGCGAGCATGCGCTAGCCTGGAAGTTGGCACAGTCGACAGACGTAGAAACCGTTTTTGTGGCTCCAGGAAACGCTGGCACTGCCGTCGAGCCTAAGCTCGAAAACATTACGGTCGATACAAGCGACTATGCCGCGCTTGTGGAGTTTGCAAAGGGCAATGACTGTGAGCTAACCGTGGTGGGACCTGAGGCTCCGCTGGTGAACGGGATTGTTGATTTTTTTGAAAGCGAGGGACTCCACTGTTTTGGCCCTCGCGCGGCCGCAGCACAGCTTGAGGGATCCAAAGCATTCACCAAAGAATTTCTCGCCAGACATGCCATTCCAACCGGGACTTATGAGACGTTTACCGACCCTGACGCGGCGTGTGCCTACATTCAGGCACAAGGGGCGCCCATCGTTGTGAAAGCTGACGGGCTCGCTGCGGGTAAAGGCGTCATCGTTGCCATGTCGACCGATGAAGCCGAGGCCGCAGTTCGAGATATGCTCTCCGGTAATGTTTTTGGTGATGCGGGCGCAAGGGTGGTCATCGAGGAGTTTTTAGAGGGAGAAGAAGCGAGCTTCATTGTGATGGTGGATGGCACCGACGTTATCCCCATGGCAACGTCCCAAGACCACAAGCGCGTTGGTGAAGGCGATACAGGCCCGAATACAGGCGGCATGGGCGCCTACTCTCCTGCGCCGGTGGTGACTGACTCTGTCTATGAGCGCGTGATGGCCGAAATCATCAACCCAACCGTCAAAGGCATGATGACGGACGGCAATCGATATCGCGGCTTCCTGTATGCCGGACTCATGATCGATAAGACAGGTGCACCGAAAGTGATCGAGTTCAATTGTCGCTTCGGTGATCCTGAGACACAGCCTATTATGATGCGCCTTGAGTCGGATCTGGCATCGCACTGTCTCGCTGCCTGTGAGAGTCGTTTACTCGAAGAGACCATCACGTGGAGTAGCGACGCTACAATCGGCGTCGTACTTGCCTCAGAGCATTACCCTGCCTCAAGTCCGACGGGCCTCGTTATAGAGGGCCTTGGTGAAGAGCCACAAGGCGTAAAAGTATTTCACGCTGGCACCTCAATAAATCAGGATACGACGGTCACCTCGGGCGGCCGAGTGCTGTGCGTCACAGCAAAAGGTGCGTCATTAGCCGACGCAGCGTCAGCCGCTTACCAAGCTATTGGTCCGATTAGCTGGGAAGGCATGAAGTACCGGAGCGATATTGGTTGGCGTGCGTTAGCGCGTTAA
- the purH gene encoding bifunctional phosphoribosylaminoimidazolecarboxamide formyltransferase/IMP cyclohydrolase, with protein MTEARVAPIKRALISVSDKTGVVEFAQTLAAQGVQILSTGGTCRLLMTEGVPVTEVSDHTGFPEMMDGRVKTLHPKIHGGILGRRGTDDDVMVRNDIGGIDLVVVNLYPFEATIANPDCTLADAIENIDIGGPTMVRAAAKNHRDVTIVVDNLDFDRVLTELSASGGTSDALRFDLAVKAFEHTAGYDGAIANYLGKRLDGDALSDFPRTANFQFSRSSVMRYGENPHQSAAFYTDRNASEVGVGTATLHQGKPLSYNNVADADAAIECVKSFDQPACVIVKHANPCGVAVAETLLDAYKLAFETDTESAFGGIIAFNRALDRETLSTIIDSQFVEVITAPEIDDEALDAASKKPNVRVMSTGYWGERTPTWDLKKVNGGLLIQDRDDHVINGDDLTVVSERSPSEQEMRDLLFAWRVAKFVKSNAIIYASNERTIGVGAGQMSRVNSARIAAIKAEHAGLDVAGAVMASDAFFPFRDGIDNAAERGIKAVIQPGGSIRDDEVIAAANAAGIAMVFTGVRHFRH; from the coding sequence ATGACTGAGGCGAGAGTCGCCCCCATAAAACGTGCATTAATCAGCGTCTCCGATAAAACCGGCGTCGTTGAGTTTGCTCAGACACTTGCCGCTCAAGGCGTTCAAATACTGTCAACGGGGGGAACCTGCCGACTCCTCATGACGGAGGGCGTGCCGGTGACAGAGGTCTCAGATCACACAGGCTTCCCAGAGATGATGGACGGCCGCGTGAAGACGCTGCACCCGAAAATCCACGGGGGTATCTTAGGGCGCCGAGGAACAGACGATGACGTCATGGTAAGGAATGACATCGGAGGGATAGACCTTGTTGTCGTCAACCTCTACCCCTTTGAGGCAACGATAGCCAACCCCGACTGCACACTGGCAGATGCCATCGAGAATATCGATATTGGCGGACCGACCATGGTGAGAGCGGCGGCAAAGAATCATCGTGACGTCACTATTGTCGTCGACAACCTCGATTTCGACAGGGTTTTAACCGAACTTTCCGCCAGCGGTGGCACGTCCGACGCCCTTCGCTTTGATCTTGCAGTCAAGGCATTTGAGCATACCGCCGGCTACGACGGGGCAATTGCGAATTACCTTGGTAAACGCCTTGATGGTGACGCACTCAGCGACTTTCCGCGAACAGCCAACTTTCAATTTTCCCGAAGTTCAGTCATGCGATACGGCGAGAACCCTCATCAAAGTGCCGCGTTCTATACTGACCGGAATGCAAGCGAGGTGGGTGTTGGCACCGCAACACTCCATCAAGGAAAGCCCTTAAGTTATAACAACGTCGCCGACGCAGATGCCGCGATCGAGTGCGTAAAGTCTTTCGATCAGCCCGCCTGCGTAATTGTCAAACACGCAAACCCTTGCGGAGTAGCTGTCGCAGAAACACTGCTAGACGCGTATAAGCTCGCGTTTGAGACGGATACCGAATCGGCTTTTGGCGGCATCATCGCATTCAACCGAGCCCTTGATCGCGAGACCCTCTCCACCATCATTGACTCCCAGTTTGTCGAGGTGATTACCGCACCTGAGATTGACGATGAGGCGCTCGACGCAGCGAGTAAGAAACCCAATGTGCGAGTCATGTCTACAGGCTACTGGGGCGAACGCACACCCACTTGGGACCTCAAGAAAGTCAACGGTGGCTTACTTATTCAAGACCGTGATGACCACGTTATTAACGGGGACGACCTAACGGTTGTCTCGGAGCGATCGCCCAGTGAGCAGGAAATGCGCGACCTTCTCTTTGCCTGGCGCGTTGCCAAATTTGTGAAGTCGAATGCCATCATTTACGCCTCCAACGAGCGAACGATAGGTGTGGGTGCTGGGCAGATGTCACGGGTTAACTCAGCGCGGATTGCCGCTATCAAGGCTGAACACGCGGGGCTCGATGTGGCCGGTGCGGTAATGGCCTCAGATGCCTTCTTCCCCTTTCGCGACGGCATTGATAACGCGGCAGAGCGCGGCATCAAAGCCGTCATTCAACCTGGTGGCTCTATTCGCGATGACGAAGTCATTGCAGCTGCAAACGCTGCCGGAATTGCTATGGTATTCACAGGCGTAAGGCACTTTAGACACTAA
- the fis gene encoding DNA-binding transcriptional regulator Fis, translated as MTHSNAAEQQDRQEGGLKRAVEGAVREFMETLDGEDTSDFYNLVLSEVEEPLLRVVLEYCSNNQSRAAELLGLNRGTLRKKLRQHNLL; from the coding sequence ATGACACATAGCAACGCAGCCGAGCAGCAAGATCGCCAAGAGGGTGGGCTTAAACGCGCCGTTGAAGGCGCCGTTCGCGAGTTCATGGAAACGCTCGATGGAGAAGACACGAGTGATTTTTATAATCTTGTGCTCTCAGAAGTCGAGGAGCCATTGCTTCGCGTAGTCTTGGAGTATTGCAGCAACAACCAAAGTCGCGCCGCTGAACTGCTCGGACTAAATCGCGGCACGCTACGTAAAAAACTACGTCAACATAACCTGCTCTAG
- the dusB gene encoding tRNA dihydrouridine synthase DusB, giving the protein MHLGTFASDLPVMLAPMAGVTDLPMRQLAVKHGADIAIGEMMSSDLSLAHSRKSQSRAVHSADAGLRSVQLVGNDPTTIAKAAQFNVERGAQVIDINMGCPAKKVCKKAAGSALLADVQLVSDILESTVQAVSVPVTLKIRTGIDRDHRNGVDVAEIAQSCGISMLTVHGRTRADKFKGEAEYETLRDIVRAVDIPVIANGDITSVEKAERVLNYSGAAGVMIGRAAQGQLWLPGYIANGLRKGLDTPPCAAARLALAKEHCELLYEFHGPVMGYKIARKHIGWFFEAELGEIYLPHKRAFNALLSQDAQQQFLKQETDAILHLMEDDLINGVRRRVRREEHIAA; this is encoded by the coding sequence ATGCACCTTGGCACCTTTGCTAGTGATCTACCGGTGATGCTCGCTCCCATGGCGGGCGTCACTGACTTGCCTATGCGTCAGCTAGCGGTGAAACACGGCGCCGATATCGCCATCGGCGAGATGATGTCGTCGGACCTCTCACTCGCTCACTCGCGCAAATCACAATCAAGAGCAGTCCATAGCGCTGACGCGGGACTTAGATCGGTACAGTTGGTCGGAAATGACCCGACAACCATTGCCAAAGCGGCGCAGTTTAATGTCGAGCGCGGCGCCCAGGTGATCGATATCAACATGGGTTGTCCCGCGAAAAAGGTCTGCAAGAAAGCCGCAGGATCAGCTCTGCTAGCCGACGTTCAGCTCGTTTCAGACATTCTAGAAAGCACAGTGCAAGCGGTATCCGTTCCCGTCACCTTGAAAATAAGAACCGGCATAGATCGCGACCACCGCAACGGCGTTGACGTTGCCGAAATTGCGCAATCGTGCGGCATCTCAATGCTGACGGTCCATGGCAGAACGCGCGCTGATAAATTTAAGGGGGAGGCAGAGTATGAGACGTTGCGGGATATTGTCCGAGCCGTCGACATCCCTGTGATAGCCAACGGCGATATCACCTCTGTGGAAAAAGCCGAGCGCGTGCTGAATTACTCGGGCGCTGCAGGCGTCATGATTGGCCGCGCCGCCCAAGGTCAGCTCTGGCTTCCTGGATACATTGCCAATGGACTGCGAAAGGGTCTGGACACGCCCCCCTGTGCTGCGGCGCGTTTAGCGCTGGCGAAGGAGCACTGCGAGCTACTCTATGAATTCCATGGCCCGGTAATGGGATATAAAATCGCGCGAAAGCATATTGGCTGGTTTTTCGAAGCTGAACTGGGCGAAATTTACCTACCCCATAAACGCGCGTTCAACGCACTTTTATCCCAGGACGCGCAGCAGCAGTTTCTCAAGCAGGAAACGGACGCTATCCTTCACCTTATGGAAGACGACCTTATAAACGGGGTGAGACGTCGGGTACGCAGGGAGGAGCACATAGCTGCATGA
- the aroQ gene encoding type II 3-dehydroquinate dehydratase: protein MADILVLHGPNLNLLGTREPDVYGSEDLSSINSRLEKAAVDAGQTLSTFQSNVEGELIDAVHRARLEKTQAIIINPAGLTHTSVSLRDALAGVAIPFVEVHLSNVYAREPFRHHSFFSDLAIGVISGLGSAGYDHALQFLLNRNH from the coding sequence ATGGCCGATATACTGGTGCTGCACGGTCCCAATCTTAACCTTTTGGGTACCCGGGAGCCTGACGTCTACGGTAGCGAGGACCTCTCGTCGATCAATAGTCGTCTAGAGAAGGCGGCGGTAGATGCGGGTCAAACACTTAGCACCTTTCAGAGCAACGTAGAAGGTGAGCTGATTGATGCGGTTCACAGAGCGAGACTCGAAAAGACGCAGGCGATCATTATTAATCCCGCAGGCTTGACGCATACCAGCGTTTCATTGCGCGATGCACTAGCGGGTGTTGCCATCCCTTTCGTGGAAGTGCACCTCTCCAATGTGTATGCAAGAGAGCCCTTCAGACACCACAGTTTTTTCTCCGATCTGGCGATCGGCGTTATTTCGGGTCTGGGAAGTGCAGGTTATGACCACGCATTACAATTTTTATTGAACCGAAATCACTGA
- the accB gene encoding acetyl-CoA carboxylase biotin carboxyl carrier protein, producing the protein MDIRKVKKLIELLEASSVDEIEIKEGEESVRISRNTGAPIAMAAAPVPAAPAMPAPVAPVAAPAPAAAPAAPAVNTDNAVKSPMVGTFYRSPSPEAPSFVEVGQSVRAGDVLCIVEAMKMMNQIEADRAGTVTAIHAENGEPVEFDQPLITIA; encoded by the coding sequence ATGGATATTCGAAAAGTAAAAAAACTCATTGAGCTGCTAGAGGCTTCAAGCGTAGACGAAATTGAGATCAAGGAAGGGGAAGAATCCGTCCGCATCAGCCGCAATACGGGTGCGCCGATTGCCATGGCAGCTGCGCCTGTTCCTGCTGCGCCAGCCATGCCCGCGCCGGTTGCACCGGTGGCGGCTCCAGCGCCCGCAGCTGCACCCGCTGCTCCAGCGGTCAACACAGACAATGCAGTAAAGTCTCCCATGGTTGGCACGTTCTATCGTTCGCCAAGCCCCGAGGCGCCATCGTTCGTAGAAGTGGGACAGAGTGTCCGAGCGGGTGATGTTCTTTGCATTGTCGAAGCGATGAAGATGATGAACCAGATCGAAGCAGATCGTGCGGGAACCGTCACTGCCATCCACGCCGAAAACGGTGAGCCGGTTGAATTTGACCAGCCACTCATCACGATTGCATAA
- the accC gene encoding acetyl-CoA carboxylase biotin carboxylase subunit: MLEKVLIANRGEIALRILRACRELDIPTVAVHSTADSTLKHVRLADESVCIGPAPSTQSYLQAPAILSAAEITGADGIHPGYGFLSENADFAEQVERSGFKFIGPRSETIRLMGDKVSAKHQMRKSGVPTVPGSEGALPDDPEEVLRIARDIGYPVIVKAAAGGGGRGMRVVHNEEVLLSSIEVTQSEAAAAFGSPVVYMEKFLQRPRHVEIQILADGQGNAVHLGDRDCSLQRRHQKIIEEAPAPGIPDDVREEVGAACVQACIDMGYTGAGTFEFLYEDGRFFFIEMNTRVQVEHPVTEMITGVDIVKEQLLIAGGQKLSIKQSDISFNGHAIECRINAEDPRTFMPSPGLIKTFHAPGGHGVRVDSHIYSGYQVPPHYDSLIGKLITHGDDREIALKKMRQALDEFVVEGIRTNSALHRELVVDPSFVAGGVSIHYLESKLEHEH; the protein is encoded by the coding sequence ATGTTGGAAAAGGTACTCATTGCCAACCGCGGTGAGATAGCGTTGCGCATTCTGCGAGCTTGCAGAGAATTAGACATCCCAACGGTAGCTGTTCATTCAACTGCCGATAGCACGCTGAAGCATGTGCGCCTCGCGGATGAATCGGTTTGTATTGGTCCTGCGCCGTCAACGCAGAGCTACTTACAGGCGCCCGCTATTCTTAGCGCGGCGGAAATAACCGGCGCCGATGGTATTCATCCCGGTTACGGATTTTTGTCGGAGAACGCGGATTTCGCTGAGCAGGTCGAACGAAGCGGCTTTAAGTTTATTGGTCCGCGCTCTGAAACCATCCGCTTGATGGGGGACAAGGTATCCGCCAAACACCAAATGCGGAAGTCCGGTGTACCAACAGTACCCGGTTCAGAAGGCGCACTGCCTGACGATCCCGAAGAGGTGCTTCGCATCGCGCGCGATATCGGTTACCCCGTGATCGTAAAAGCGGCGGCTGGCGGTGGTGGTCGCGGTATGCGTGTCGTCCACAACGAGGAAGTTTTGTTGTCCTCGATCGAAGTCACGCAATCTGAGGCGGCAGCAGCGTTTGGCTCCCCCGTGGTTTACATGGAGAAATTTCTCCAAAGACCCCGTCACGTTGAGATCCAAATACTGGCCGACGGACAAGGCAACGCCGTGCACTTGGGTGATCGCGATTGCTCGCTTCAGCGTCGCCATCAGAAAATTATCGAAGAGGCACCAGCGCCGGGCATCCCAGACGACGTCAGAGAGGAAGTGGGTGCTGCCTGCGTTCAGGCTTGCATCGACATGGGATACACGGGTGCGGGAACATTTGAGTTTCTCTATGAAGACGGGCGATTCTTTTTCATTGAGATGAATACCCGCGTGCAGGTTGAGCACCCTGTTACCGAAATGATCACGGGCGTTGATATCGTCAAAGAGCAGTTGCTCATTGCCGGAGGGCAGAAGCTTTCGATTAAGCAAAGTGACATCTCGTTTAACGGCCACGCTATCGAGTGCCGCATTAACGCGGAGGATCCACGAACCTTCATGCCATCTCCTGGGTTGATAAAGACCTTCCACGCACCGGGTGGGCATGGCGTACGTGTGGACTCGCACATCTACAGCGGATACCAAGTACCCCCTCACTACGACAGCCTCATTGGAAAATTAATTACCCACGGCGATGATCGCGAGATCGCGCTGAAAAAGATGCGTCAGGCACTCGATGAATTCGTTGTTGAAGGCATTCGCACTAACTCAGCACTGCACCGTGAACTCGTAGTCGATCCGTCCTTTGTTGCGGGTGGAGTCAGTATTCACTATCTCGAGAGTAAGCTGGAACACGAGCATTGA
- the prmA gene encoding 50S ribosomal protein L11 methyltransferase: MSSEEWQEWVLETHSHHVELLEDWFFAQGALAVSLEDNADEPLLEPGPGETPVWQNVKVTALFTGDVDLEPIRAEIPDALLAKNSRSDITTLRDRAWERVWMDDFSPIQMGPRLWICPSWSEPPDASAINVYLDPGLAFGTGTHATTAMCLAALDDAVRGGERVVDYGCGSGILAIAALRLGASSALGVDNDPQALTASRDNAERNQIEASSLEILFPESPGIDAWVGGSDLVVANILAGPLLTLADELIALMTPGAKLLLTGILTEQAPELIERYATVNLQVSDTRDGWVLMSGQRAR; the protein is encoded by the coding sequence TTGAGTTCGGAAGAGTGGCAGGAGTGGGTTCTTGAAACGCACTCCCACCATGTCGAATTGCTCGAAGATTGGTTCTTTGCTCAGGGCGCGCTTGCGGTTTCTCTCGAGGATAATGCAGACGAGCCCTTACTCGAGCCCGGGCCCGGCGAAACCCCTGTTTGGCAAAACGTTAAGGTCACGGCCTTGTTTACCGGGGATGTCGATCTTGAACCTATTCGAGCCGAGATTCCTGACGCGCTTTTGGCAAAAAACTCCCGTAGCGATATCACCACACTGCGTGACCGCGCTTGGGAGCGTGTTTGGATGGACGATTTTTCGCCCATTCAAATGGGTCCTCGATTGTGGATTTGCCCTAGCTGGTCAGAGCCTCCAGACGCGTCTGCTATTAATGTTTATCTGGATCCGGGGCTGGCGTTTGGTACGGGTACGCATGCGACCACAGCCATGTGTTTGGCGGCGCTTGACGATGCAGTCAGAGGTGGCGAGCGCGTCGTTGACTACGGTTGCGGCTCAGGCATTTTAGCCATTGCTGCGCTGAGATTGGGCGCGTCCTCTGCGCTCGGTGTTGATAATGATCCGCAGGCGTTAACGGCGAGTCGAGACAACGCTGAGCGCAATCAGATTGAGGCGAGTTCGCTCGAGATTCTTTTCCCTGAAAGCCCCGGCATCGATGCGTGGGTGGGGGGCTCGGATTTAGTCGTTGCCAATATTCTCGCTGGGCCCCTATTAACGCTTGCGGACGAACTCATTGCACTAATGACACCAGGGGCGAAGCTGCTACTCACTGGGATTCTAACCGAGCAAGCGCCAGAGCTGATTGAGCGCTATGCGACGGTGAATCTACAAGTCAGTGACACCCGAGATGGCTGGGTGTTGATGAGTGGACAGCGAGCACGTTAG
- a CDS encoding DUF2333 family protein, with translation MTFKERLSALKARLTGALPSSESLGLIQSRGGRRAAIAMLASYSLLILGLCIYWSIPPKPFDVIQNRATYLSSADQSVTGAATTAALLEVTRLLLEKKGGYISNDIAPPGSLLDNMPNWEYGALIQSRDLARALREVLSRSQSQSQEDVDLTLAEPRINFQNSSWALPATESEYRDARRYLKAYLERLPSNGEDSAQFYARADNLSYWLGIVETRLGSLSQRLSASVGQKRINTDLAGDAAARQSTSSTSEILVKTPWDEIDDVYYESRGAAFALIHFLKAAEVDFADVLEKKNAAVSLRQIIRELEATQQTVWSPVILNGSGFGIWANHSLVLASYLSRANAALIDLRELLAQG, from the coding sequence ATGACATTTAAAGAACGGTTGTCTGCGCTCAAAGCAAGGCTCACCGGCGCGCTTCCCTCGAGCGAGTCATTAGGCCTGATACAAAGCCGAGGTGGTCGACGTGCTGCCATCGCGATGCTTGCCTCGTATAGCCTGCTCATCTTAGGTCTTTGCATCTATTGGAGCATTCCGCCTAAGCCGTTTGATGTCATACAGAATCGTGCTACGTACTTGAGCAGTGCAGACCAATCAGTGACGGGCGCCGCGACGACTGCCGCGCTTTTGGAGGTGACGCGTTTGCTATTGGAGAAAAAGGGGGGCTATATCAGTAATGACATAGCGCCACCCGGAAGCCTCCTCGATAACATGCCCAACTGGGAGTACGGTGCGCTCATTCAGTCTCGTGATCTTGCGAGAGCGCTCCGCGAAGTATTAAGCCGCTCTCAGTCACAGTCCCAAGAGGACGTGGATTTAACGCTCGCGGAACCCCGCATTAACTTCCAGAATTCGAGCTGGGCCCTTCCTGCAACCGAGTCTGAATACCGAGACGCGCGCCGCTATTTGAAAGCCTACCTAGAGCGACTGCCTTCGAATGGCGAGGACAGTGCGCAGTTTTATGCGCGCGCCGACAATTTAAGCTACTGGCTGGGCATCGTTGAGACACGCCTTGGCAGCCTCTCTCAGCGACTATCAGCAAGTGTTGGGCAAAAAAGGATCAACACTGATCTTGCAGGTGATGCCGCTGCGCGACAATCAACTTCTTCGACCTCCGAAATCCTTGTTAAAACACCGTGGGACGAAATTGACGACGTCTATTACGAGTCGCGTGGCGCCGCTTTTGCACTCATTCATTTTCTTAAGGCAGCCGAAGTCGACTTTGCAGATGTGCTTGAGAAGAAAAATGCGGCGGTCAGTTTGCGGCAAATTATTCGCGAGCTTGAAGCCACGCAACAAACTGTGTGGAGTCCTGTGATTTTGAACGGCTCAGGCTTCGGTATCTGGGCCAATCACTCCTTGGTTCTAGCGAGCTATCTCTCTCGAGCCAACGCGGCGCTTATCGACCTACGAGAATTACTCGCTCAGGGCTAA
- a CDS encoding copper chaperone PCu(A)C → MLRTLFFLTLTLLGNATVLAADLNIAHGWARETPPGRLMTAAYGTLTNTGDKTIVINGVSSDVAAHSSLHETLIERDRSTMRPVKSLSLAPGEEAELAPGGMHIMLMKLDSPLKEGQSIDICFKLENNNDVCHDFSVTKYKMSAHSH, encoded by the coding sequence ATGCTCCGAACGTTGTTCTTTCTAACGCTAACCTTACTGGGCAATGCCACGGTACTCGCAGCTGATCTGAACATCGCGCATGGCTGGGCTCGTGAAACACCACCTGGAAGACTGATGACGGCCGCGTACGGGACGTTAACAAATACGGGCGATAAAACGATTGTTATAAACGGGGTCAGTAGCGATGTTGCGGCACATAGCTCGCTGCATGAGACACTCATCGAGCGTGATCGCTCGACAATGCGACCGGTTAAAAGCTTATCCCTTGCGCCCGGAGAGGAAGCTGAGCTTGCGCCCGGTGGCATGCACATCATGTTGATGAAGCTTGACTCACCTCTCAAAGAGGGACAATCCATCGACATCTGCTTCAAGCTGGAGAACAATAACGACGTTTGTCATGATTTTTCGGTAACAAAGTATAAAATGTCGGCGCACAGTCATTAA